One Oncorhynchus kisutch isolate 150728-3 linkage group LG13, Okis_V2, whole genome shotgun sequence DNA window includes the following coding sequences:
- the LOC109901622 gene encoding interferon-induced protein with tetratricopeptide repeats 5-like, with amino-acid sequence MNPAQTALKTKLEELECHFTWGLELSRYMLLIHRDHLEDIGSDEGFPWLGQMYNLWAYIHHTLDSTDAALQCLSKAEEAFHLNSPSDTMGPWQLVHYGNLAWVHYHLDNQEESQRCLTKVEGLLRDYPSPSQGELHPEVCVEKAWTLMKFGQDKRRKAIDYFQMAIRMEPERKEWQSSHALALDSVYCFHPINQQKESEVLEELRLAKEHDPDNLYVASIYLLRLGRNGQVRRKEAQQIAQQILKKPVSCYSGLRPLLQFYRRYLSYNEAIDLADEALERHPNVRYLKKQLANSYKWKIFSKEDSPRRQSMCDRAISLYIELISLYPETSLKDKLELASIYAESDRTETANQIYENLFSNEQDPDELQILYFHYAKYSNFHIQDRNASIDYHKKAAEIPNPNKYGKKSFNILRKIEQRGRNQRCAEIWEFLKNLSSHNE; translated from the exons ATGAA CCCTGCTCAGACCGCCCTGAAGACTAAACTGGAAGAGCTGGAGTGTCACTTCACCTGGGGACTGGAACTCAGCAGGTACATGCTGCTCATTCACAGAGATCACCTGGAGGACATTGGTAGTGACGAGGGCTTTCCATGGCTGGGTCAGATGTACAACTTGTGGGCTTACATACACCACACCCTGGACTCCACTGACGCAGCCTTGCAGTGCCTCAGTAAGGCAGAGGAGGCCTTTCACCTAAACAGTCCTTCAGACACGATGGGTCCTTGGCAGCTGGTCCACTATGGGAACCTAGCCTGGGTGCACTATCACCTGGATAACCAGGAGGAGAGCCAGCGGTGCTTGACAAAGGTTGAGGGACTGCTACGAGATTACCCCTCGCCTTCCCAGGGAGAACTGCACCCTGAGGTGTGTGTTGAAAAAGCCTGGACCCTCATGAAGTTTGGCCAGGACAAAAGACGGAAAGCAATAGATTACTTTCAAATGGCTATTAGGATGGAACCTGAGAGAAAGGAGTGGCAATCAAGCCATGCCTTGGCCTTAGACTCAGTCTACTGTTTCCATCCAATCAATCAACAGAAGGAGTCTGAGGTTCTAGAGGAGCTGAGACTTGCCAAGGAACACGATCCAGACAACTTGTATGTAGCAAGTATCTATTTGTTAAGACTTGGCCGGAATGGCCAGGTAAGAAGGAAGGAAGCACAACAGATAGCGCAGCAAATTTTAAAGAAGCCTGTCAGTTGCTACAGTGGTCTTAGACCCTTACTTCAGTTTTACAGAAGATATTTATCATACAATGAAGCTATTGACCTAGCAGACGAGGCTCTGGAAAGACACCCAAATGTGCGCTACCTGAAAAAACAGCTAGCGAATTCCTACAAATGGAAAATATTTTCAAAGGAGGACAGTCCGAGGAGGCAGAGCATGTGCGACAGAGCCATCAGTCTCTATATAGAGCTGATCTCACTCTATCCAGAGACATCTCTAAAGGACAAACTGGAGCTTGCAAGCATCTACGCAGAATCAGACAGGACAGAAACAGCCAATCAGATCTATGAGAATTTATTCTCCAACGAGCAGGATCCAGACGAGTTGCAGATACTCTACTTCCATTATGCCAAATACAGCAACTTCCACATCCAGGATCGCAATGCATCAATTGATTATCACAAGAAGGCAGCAGAGATACCAAATCCTAACAAATACGGTAAAAAGAGTTTCAACATCTTGAGGAAAATTGAACAACGGGGAAGAAATCAAAGATGTGCAGAAATCTGGGAATTTCTCAAAAACCTTTCTTCTCACAATGAATAA